The genomic interval GGGTCGAGACGCTGAAACCGGCCGGCGCGATCTATGCCTATCTGAAGATCGACGGCATCACCGACAGCCGCAGGGCGGCGCTCGATATCGTCGACAAGACCGGCGTCGGCCTTGCTCCCGGCTCCGCCTTCGGCAACGCAAGCGACCCCTTCCTGCGCGCCTGCTTCCTGCGCAATGGCGATCAACTCGCCGAGGCAGCCGACCGGCTTGCGGATTATATTGCGAAGCTTTGAGGGGCGGCGTAAAAACATAACCGCATAGCCCCCAATATTCTCTCCCGCTGGCGGGAGAGATGCCCCGAAAGGGGCAGTGAGGGTGGCGCGGCATCTCAAATCGTGACGGCGTTCGCGGTGATAGTCTCCCCCCTCACTGTCGCTTTCGCGACATCTCTCCCCTCCGGGGCGAGAAGATTGGGGGGCTATGCGGCAAGCCCGATGCTGTCACCTCGCGTTCAATAAGGGAAAATCGTGCGGCAAGAACCGCCCCCTACAGCTTCACCCGCCCCTTTACCAGTTGATCCTCCCACGCCAGCGCGTGTTTCACGATCGTGTCGAGGTCGTCATATTTCGGTTCCCAGCCGAGGATTTCGCGCACGCGGGCTGAATCGGCCACCAACGCCGGCGGGTCGCCGGGACGGCGGTCGGACATGTCGACGCGGAAGTCGACGCCGGAGACCCGCTTGATCGCGTCGACCACCTGCAGCACCGAGAAGCCGTGGCCATAGCCGCAATTGGCGACGAAGTTCTCGCCGCCGTTAAGAAGATGCATCAGCGCCTTGACATGGGCGTCGATCAGGTCGGTGACGTGGATGTAATCGCGCAGGCAGGTGCCGTCCGGCGTCGGGTAGTCCGTGCCGAACACCTCCATGCGGTTACGCCGGCCGGTCGCGGCCTGGGCGGCGATCTCGATCAGATGGGTGGCGTGTTCGCGGGTCTCGCCGGTGCGACCCGCTGGATCGGCGCCGGCGACATTGAAATAGCGCAGCGCCGCATATTTGAGGCCGTAGGCTGCGGCGCTGTCGCGCAGCATCACCTCGGTCATCAGCTTCGACCAGCCATAGGGCGAAAC from Martelella mediterranea DSM 17316 carries:
- the galE gene encoding UDP-glucose 4-epimerase GalE; amino-acid sequence: MTILVTGGAGYVGSHMAYALVDRGEKVVVLDDLSTGHGELVPSAAKLVKGDIADRKLVSRLIADEGINAIAHFAGSIVVSDSVADPLTYYDNNTVKSRALIETAVAAKVEAFLFSSTAAVYGEPGADLLDEEQNLQPVSPYGWSKLMTEVMLRDSAAAYGLKYAALRYFNVAGADPAGRTGETREHATHLIEIAAQAATGRRNRMEVFGTDYPTPDGTCLRDYIHVTDLIDAHVKALMHLLNGGENFVANCGYGHGFSVLQVVDAIKRVSGVDFRVDMSDRRPGDPPALVADSARVREILGWEPKYDDLDTIVKHALAWEDQLVKGRVKL